TGAACAATATAATTGCAAAGCGGGAATTGCTGGCAAGCGGGGCCTCGCCGTCGGCGGAAGGGCTAATGCTGAGCCATGAGGGGCTTCTTGCGGAAGGGGTCGTCAGCAATTTGTTTTTTGTGCAGGAGGACAAGATTTATACCCCTTCGACAGATATCGGCATTTTGCCGGGAATAACGAGGCAGCGGGTTATCGAGCTGGCACGCGGGCTTGGCTATACCGTGAGAGAAGGACATTATTTGTTTGAGGAGCTTCTTGACGCGAATGAAATATGGCTGACAACTTCTATACAGGAGCTTGTACCGGTAACGCTCGTAACCGATCATCATGGCGGCAGCACGGTGGTTGGTTCGGGGACGGCAGGACCCGTGCTGCGGGAGCTGCTGCTGGCTTACCGCGAAGATACGGAGGAACAACAACGATGAGCGAACAAGAACGGGGACAGGGACTTACAGGCTATAAGCCAACCTTTTGGAATAGAAGCTATGAACTTGACGGCGGAATTAAGCTGGAGCTTGGGAAGCGGACCCTGATTATGGGTATTCTTAACGCTACGCCGGATTCTTTCTCGGATGGCGGACGGTATAACCATGCGGAGGCTGCCGCTGCGCGTGCGGCGGCTATGGTCGAGGAAGGCGTCGACATTATCGATATCGGCGCGGAATCGACGCGTCCCGGCTTTGAGCCGGTCAGCGTAGAAGAGGAACTCCGCCGCTTGCTGCCCGTTATCCGGGCCGTACGCGAAGCGGCTCCTCACGTGCCGATTTCCATTGACACGTACAAAGCCGAGACGGCGCGCCAGGCGCTTGAAGCGGGCGCGCATATTATCAACGACATTTGGGGTCTGAAGTATGACCCCTTTATGGCCGCCGTGGCGGCCGAATATGGCTGTCCGGTTGTTATCAGCCATAACCGTCCTGCCCGGGATTACGGCGACCTTGTCCCGGATGTGCTAGCCGACCTGCAGGCCAGTGTGGCCATTGCGCTTCAGGCTGGCGTTGAAGCGAGCGAGATCTGGCTCGACCCGGGTCTTGGTTTCGCGAAGGACCATGACGACAACCTCGAATTAATGGGCAGGTTGTCGGAACTGACGGCGCTTGGCTACCCGGTGCTGCTTGGCACCTCGCGCAAACGGTTTATCCGGCAGACGCTTGACCTGCCGGTTGACGAGCTTGCGGAAGGGACGGCAGCAACTACGGCGCTTGGCATTGCCCAAGGCTGCCAAATCGTACGCGTGCATGATGTGCGCGCGAATAAGCGGACAGCGATGATGACCGACGCGATCATGTACAATTCTAAGAATTTATAAGTTTTTTCTTATAAACATGGCTTAGAATTCACCGGAATGAAACGCGCATCGCCAAAGAAGGCGATAGCCGTTTCACCTTGCGTCGTTCTAAATAGAAAGCGAGGAAGCGATAAGCATGGACAGCATGATCATGAAGGGCATGCAATTTTACGGTTATCACGGCGTTTTTCCGGAGGAGAACCGGCTGGGGCAGAAGTTTATCGTTGATCTTGACCTGAAGCTGGACCTTGAGAAAGCGGCGGCAACCGATGATTTGGGCGCAACGATCAACTATGCCGAGCTGTACGAGCAGATCAAATCCGTCGTGCAGGGAGAGCCGT
This region of Paenibacillus sp. JDR-2 genomic DNA includes:
- the folP gene encoding dihydropteroate synthase; translated protein: MSEQERGQGLTGYKPTFWNRSYELDGGIKLELGKRTLIMGILNATPDSFSDGGRYNHAEAAAARAAAMVEEGVDIIDIGAESTRPGFEPVSVEEELRRLLPVIRAVREAAPHVPISIDTYKAETARQALEAGAHIINDIWGLKYDPFMAAVAAEYGCPVVISHNRPARDYGDLVPDVLADLQASVAIALQAGVEASEIWLDPGLGFAKDHDDNLELMGRLSELTALGYPVLLGTSRKRFIRQTLDLPVDELAEGTAATTALGIAQGCQIVRVHDVRANKRTAMMTDAIMYNSKNL
- the folB gene encoding dihydroneopterin aldolase; its protein translation is MDSMIMKGMQFYGYHGVFPEENRLGQKFIVDLDLKLDLEKAAATDDLGATINYAELYEQIKSVVQGEPYKLIEALAGGIATRVLEAYTMINEVTVRVTKPNPPFEIHFDGVTIELRRKRDGNGRVVRA